DNA from Mesorhizobium sp. DCY119:
TTGCCTACGGCCCGATCTCGGCCAAGGACGTTGCCTCGCTGTTCGACGCAGGCCTGGCCTCGGGTGGCGAGCACAAGCTCTCGCTCGGCGACCCCGAAAAAATTCCGTTCCTCGCCAAGCAGACCCGCCTCACCTTCGCGCGCTGCGGCATCACCGACCCGCTGTCGCTTGAGGACTACAGGAACCATGGCGGCCTGAAGGGGCTGGAGAATGCAATTGCAATGACGCCTGCCGATGTCGTCAAGCAGGTGACCGACTCGGGCCTGCGCGGGCGCGGCGGCGCCGGCTTCCCGACCGGCATCAAGTGGAAGACCGTTCTCGATACGACCGCCGACCGCAAGTACATCGTCTGCAATGCCGACGAGGGCGACTCGGCGACCTTTGCCGACCGCATGATCATGGAGGGCGATCCTTTCGTGCTGATCGAAGGCATGACGATTGCCGGCATCGCGACGGGTGCGACCAAGGGCTTCGTCTATATCCGCTCGGAATATCCGCATGCGGTGGCGACGATGCAGAAGGCCGTCGAGGTGGCGCGCAAGGCCGGCGTGCTCGGCGTCAATGTGATGGGCTCGCCCAACGCCTTCGACATGGAAATCCGCGTCGGCGCAGGTGCTTATGTCTGCGGCGAGGAAACTTCGCTGCTGAACAGCCTGGAAGGCAAGCGCGGCATCGTGCGCGCCAAGCCGCCACTGCCGGCGATCCAGGGCCTGTTCGGCAAGCCGACCGTCATCAACAATGTGATTTCGCTGGCCTCCGTGCCGATCGTCATGGATCGCGGCGCGCAGCACTACAAGGATTTCGGCATGGGCCGCTCGCGCGGCACGATCCCGATCCAGATTGCCGGCAACGCCAAGCATGGCGGGTTGTTCGAGGCAGCCTTTGGCCTGACGCTGGGCGAAATCGTCGATGAGATCGGAGGCGGTACCGTCACCGGACGCCCGGTCAAGGCGGTGCAGGTCGGCGGACCGCTGGGGGCCTATTTCCCGCGTTCGCTGTTTGACACGCCGTTCGACTATGAGGCGTTCGCGGCCAAGGATGGCCTGATCGGCCACGCCGGCATCACAGTTTTCGACGACAGCGCCGACATGCTGAAGCAGGCGCGCTTTGCCATGGAATTCTGCGCCATCGAGTCCTGCGGCAAGTGCACACCCTGCCGCATCGGTTCGACGCGCGGCGTCGAAACCATCGACAAGATCGCGCACAATATCGAGCCCGAGAAGAACCTCGCGCTGGTTACTGACCTCTGCAACACGATGAAGTTCGGTTCGCTCTGCGCCCTGGGCGGCTTCACGCCCTACCCGGTGATGAGCGCGATCAACCACTTCCCCGAAGATTTCCGGCCGACGCCGGTCGCTCAAGCAGCCGAATAAGGAGACAGGATCATGGGTCTCGTCCACGAAATCGACTACGGCACCCCGGCCTCGAAAGCGGAAAAGCAGGTCACGCTGAGCGTCGACGGCTTCATCGTTACCGTGCCGGAAGGCACCTCGATCATGCGCGCCTCGATGGAGGCCGGCATTGCCATTCCGAAGCTTTGCGCCACCGACATGGTCGACGCTTTCGGCTCCTGCCGCCTCTGCCTGGTGGAGATCGAGGGCCGCAACGGCACGCCCTCCTCCTGCACGACGCCGGTGGCGCCCGGCATGGTGGTGCACACCCAGACCGGCCGGCTGAAGGACATCCGCCGCGGCGTGATGGAACTCTACATCTCCGACCATCCGCTCGACTGCCTGACCTGTGCGGCAAACGGCGACTGCGAATTGCAGACGCAGGCCGGTGTCGTCGGCCTGCGCGATGTGCGCTACGGCTACGAAGGCGACAACCACGTCTTCAAGAAGATGGACGGCGCGGAAAACTTCAAATGGATGGCGAAGGACGAATCCAACCCGTACTTCACCTATGACCCATCGAAATGCATCGTCTGCTCGCGCTGCGTGCGCGCCTGCGAGGAAGTGCAAGGCACCTTCGCCCTGACCATCGAAGGCCGTGGCTTCGGCAGCCGCGTATCGCCGGGCATGCACCAGCCCTTCATCGACTCGGAATGCGTTTCCTGCGGCGCCTGCGTGCAGGCCTGCCCGACCGCGACGCTGACGGAAAAGAGCGTCATACAGATCGGCCAGCCGGAGCATTCGGTCGTCACCACCTGCGCCTATTGCGGCGTCGGCTGCTCGTTCAAGGCCGAAATGCGCGGCGACGAGCTGGTGCGCATGGTGCCCTACAAGGACGGCAAGGCCAATCGCGGCCATAGCTGCGTCAAGGGCCGCTTCGCCTATGGCTATGCCACGCACAAGGAGCGCATCCTCAACCCGATGATCCGCGAAAAGATCACCGATCCGTGGCGCGAAGTGTCGTGGGAAGAGGCACTGACCCACACCGCCAACGAATTCCGCCGCCTGCAGTACCAGTATGGCCGCACGGCAATCGGCGGCATCACCTCCTCGCGCTGCACCAACGAGGAAACCTATCTCGTCCAGAAGCTGATCCGCCAGGGCTTCCTCAACAACAACGTCGATACCTGCGCCCGCGTCTGCCATTCGCCGACCGGCTACGGCCTCGGCCAGACCTACGGCACCTCCGCCGGCACGCAGGATTTCGACTCGGTCGAAGATTCCGACGTGATCATGGTGATCGGCGCCAATCCTTCTGCCGCGCATCCGGTCTTCGCCTCGCGCATGAAGAAGCGCATCCGCCAGGGCGCCAAGCTGATCGTGCTCGATCCGCGCGTTACCGAGACGGTGGATTCGGTTCACGCCAAGGCCGACTATCATCTGCCGCTGAAGCCCGGCACCAATGTCGCCGTGGTCACCTCGCTGGCGCATGTCATCGTGACGGAAGGGCTGTTCGACGAGCAGTTCATTCGCGAGCGCTGCGACTGGTCGGAATTCGAGGATTACGCCGGTTTTGTCTCCGACGAACGCCACAGCCCCGAGCAGGTGGAAAAGCTGTCCGGCGTGCCGGCAGAGAAAATCCGCGAGGCGGCCCGGCTTTATGCGACGGGCGGCAACGGCGCGATTTATTACGGCCTCGGCGTGACCGAGCACAGCCAGGGCTCGACCACCGTCATCGCCATCGCCAACCTCGCCATGCTGACCGGCAATATCGGCCGGCGCGGCGTCGGCGTGAACCCGCTGCGCGGCCAGAACAACGTGCAGGGCTCCTGCGACATGGGCTCGTTCCCGCACGAACTGCCGGGCTATCGCCACATCTCGGGCGATGCCGTGCGCGACATCTATGAGAGCCTGTGGGGCGTGAAGCTCGACAACGAGCCGGGCCTGCGCATTCCCAACATGCTGGACGCCGCCGTCGAAGGCACGTTCAAGGGCATCTACATCCAGGGCGAAGACATTCTCCAGTCCGATCCGGACACCAAGCATGTCTCGGCCGGCCTCGCCGCCATGGAATGCGTGGTGGTGCATGACCTGTTCCTGAACGAGACGGCGCGCTACGCCCACGTCTTCCTGCCGGGCTCGACCTTCCTCGAGAAGGACGGCACCTTCACCAACGCCGAGCGCCGCATCAACCGCGTGCGCAAGGTGATGGCGCCGAAGAACGGCTTTGCCGACTGGGAAGTGACGCAGAAGCTTGCCCAGGCGATGGGCCTGGACTGGAACTACCAGCACCCGTCGGAAATCATGGACGAGATCGCGCAGACGACGCCGAGCTTCGCCAAGGTTTCCTACGACTATCTCGACAAGATGGGCTCGGTGCAGTGGCCGTGCAACGAGGCGGCACCGGAAGGCACGCCGATCATGCATATCGACCATTTTGTGCGCGGCAAGGGCAAGTTCATCCGCACCGAATATGTGGCGACGGACGAAAAGACCGGCCCGCGCTTCCCGCTGCTGCTCACCACCGGCCGCATCCTCTCGCAATACAATGTCGGCGCGCAGACGCGGCGTACCGAAAATGTCGTCTGGCATTCGGAGGACCGTCTGGAAGTCCACCCGCACGATGCCGAGAATCGCGGCATTCGCGACGGCGACTGGGTGCGCCTGCAAAGCCGGGCTGGCGAGACGACCTTGCGCGCGCTGATCACCGACCGCGTGTCGCCGGGTGTCGTCTACACCACCTTCCATCACCCCGACACGCAGGCCAACGTCATCACCACCGACTTCTCCGACTGGGCGACCAACTGCCCTGAATACAAGGTCACCGCCGTTCAGGTGGCGCCGTCCAACGGCCCGTCCGAGTGGCAGGAGGAGTATGAGGACCTGTCGCAGCGCTCGCGCAAGATTGCGACACTGGAAGCGGCGGAGTAGGTAGTGGCTGCGGCCCGCAAACCCATCACCCAGACCTCCCGCCTCGCCCGGCGCGCGGCGGGTACGGCTGCGGCCAACCGCATGGTGCCGGAGGAAACGCCGGTGGCGTTTTCGTTTGCCGGAACCACCCATGCGGTGATGATGGCGAGCCCGGCGGATTTCGAGGATTTCGCGCTGGGGTTTTCGCTGACCGAAGGCATCATCTCGTCAGTCGATGAGATCGAGGCGATCGAGGTCGAGGACCAGGGCGCCGGCATCGACATCCAGATCAAGCTGAAGGACAAGGCCAATACGCGCTTCCAGGCGCGGCGCAGGCGGCTGGCCGGACCAGTCGGCTGCGGGCTGTGCGGCATCGAATCCATCGAGGAGGCGATGCGCTCGGTCGATCAGGTCGGTGCGTCGCCGCTTACGCTCAGCGAAAACGATATCGTCCAGTCGGTAAAACTGCTTTCCAAGGTGCAGCCGATGCATGCCGAGACCGGCGCGGTGCACGCCGCCGGCTTCTACGTGCCGGGCAAGGGCATTATCAAGGCGCGTGAGGATGTCGGCCGCCACAATGCGCTCGACAAGCTTGCCGGCGCGCTCGCCCACAAGGCCATCGACGGTTCTTCGGGTGCGGTCGTCGTCACGTCGCGCGTGTCGGTGGAAATGGTGCAGAAGACGGCAGCGATCGGCGCGCGCTTCATCATCGCCGTGTCGGCGCCGACCGCCCTTGCCATCCGCACCGCCGACGAGGCCGGCATGACGCTGGTGGCGCTGGTGCGCGGCGATGATTTCGACATTTTCACCCATCCAGACCGCGTCACTTCCGGAGCAGCCAGACATGTCGCTTGAAGAACACAAGGCCAGCACGCGCGACAAGCTGATCCGCATGGCCAACCAGATCGCGACGTTCTTCCACTCCAAGCCGCGCGAAGAAGGCTTGGCCGGCACCGCCGAGCACATCAACAAGTTCTGGGAGCCGCGCATGCGCCGGCATCTGTTCGAGGTTCTCGACAGTGGCGGCGAAGGGCTGGACGAACTGGTGATCGCGGCTTCGGAAAAGATCAGGCGGCCAAGCGATCCTGTGACGCCGGCGCAAGCCGCGGAAGCAAATGCCGACGTTAGCGGCTGACCGCCCGCCGAGGCCGTCGTCCTATGCCCGCTTCCAGCCTTTCCGGATGTGGGCATATCCCTCGCGATAGACCGCTTCCGGGCTTTCGGCAAAATCGCGCCAGACTTTCGTTGCCGCCGCCAGATCCTTCAGCCCACGCCCGAACGCCTCGATGGTGAGCCAGCCGTCGTAACCGCTCTCCTTGATCGCGGCGAAGGTCTTCTTCCACGGGATGTCACCGCGCCCCGGCACGCCGCGATCGTTTTCCGAAATATGGATGTGGGCGATGTTGCGGACGTGCTTGGTATAGGCGCCGATGGGGTCGGCTTCCTCGATATTGGCGTGGAAGGTGTCGTACATGGCGCGGATGTTGGGGTGCCCGATCTCGTCGACATGGGCCGAGAGATCAGCCATCGTGTTCAAGAGATAGCATTCGAAGCGGTTCAGCGCCTCGAGCCCGATGGTGACGCCATGCTGGCCGGCATGGTCGCCAATGGCGCGCTGCGAGGCGACCGAGCGTTTCTTTTCGGCAGAAGTCGGGCCGACGCCTGAAAACTGGCCGAGCGTTGAATGAAGCGGGCCGCTGAGTGTTTTCGCACCCAGCGCCTCGGCGCAATCGATCGCCCATTTCATGTAGGTCACGCCGGCCTTGCGGGTGGCGGCACTGGGTGAGATCAGATTCATCGCGGGATCGCCCATGGCCGACACGGCAGTGCGCTCAAGGCCGATGCGATCGAGCATTTCGCCAAGCCGCCTGTAGTCGTCGGGCGTGCCTTCGAAGATCGGGATCTCGACGCCGTCATAGCCGGTCGCCTTGATGTCGCGCAGCAGTTTTTGGTGCTTTCCCGTGACGTTGGTCGTCCACAGGAACATGCAGAAGCCGATTTTCATTTGTCCCCTCCGATGGCCGCTCTGGTGGCGGTTCCACGGCAATCTAGCGGGGAAAATCTGGTAGGACCAGATGGTGCAGGCCGAAATCTTGGGCAGAGGGCGCATGGGTGCTCTGATGGACCTGAGCGGAGGAAAGACCCCCACCCCTAACCCCTCCCCACAAGGGGGAGGGGGACGATCTCGTCGCCTTAGCCATCAAGAACGGTGAAGGTTGGGGCCGGGCAGCCTTGCAGCAAAGTTCCCTCCCCCTTGTGGGGAGGGGTTAGGGGTGGGGGTCATCTCAAAGGCAATGCGCCGCCGAAAAG
Protein-coding regions in this window:
- a CDS encoding formate dehydrogenase subunit delta, producing MSLEEHKASTRDKLIRMANQIATFFHSKPREEGLAGTAEHINKFWEPRMRRHLFEVLDSGGEGLDELVIAASEKIRRPSDPVTPAQAAEANADVSG
- a CDS encoding sugar phosphate isomerase/epimerase, with the protein product MKIGFCMFLWTTNVTGKHQKLLRDIKATGYDGVEIPIFEGTPDDYRRLGEMLDRIGLERTAVSAMGDPAMNLISPSAATRKAGVTYMKWAIDCAEALGAKTLSGPLHSTLGQFSGVGPTSAEKKRSVASQRAIGDHAGQHGVTIGLEALNRFECYLLNTMADLSAHVDEIGHPNIRAMYDTFHANIEEADPIGAYTKHVRNIAHIHISENDRGVPGRGDIPWKKTFAAIKESGYDGWLTIEAFGRGLKDLAAATKVWRDFAESPEAVYREGYAHIRKGWKRA
- the fdhF gene encoding formate dehydrogenase subunit alpha; the protein is MGLVHEIDYGTPASKAEKQVTLSVDGFIVTVPEGTSIMRASMEAGIAIPKLCATDMVDAFGSCRLCLVEIEGRNGTPSSCTTPVAPGMVVHTQTGRLKDIRRGVMELYISDHPLDCLTCAANGDCELQTQAGVVGLRDVRYGYEGDNHVFKKMDGAENFKWMAKDESNPYFTYDPSKCIVCSRCVRACEEVQGTFALTIEGRGFGSRVSPGMHQPFIDSECVSCGACVQACPTATLTEKSVIQIGQPEHSVVTTCAYCGVGCSFKAEMRGDELVRMVPYKDGKANRGHSCVKGRFAYGYATHKERILNPMIREKITDPWREVSWEEALTHTANEFRRLQYQYGRTAIGGITSSRCTNEETYLVQKLIRQGFLNNNVDTCARVCHSPTGYGLGQTYGTSAGTQDFDSVEDSDVIMVIGANPSAAHPVFASRMKKRIRQGAKLIVLDPRVTETVDSVHAKADYHLPLKPGTNVAVVTSLAHVIVTEGLFDEQFIRERCDWSEFEDYAGFVSDERHSPEQVEKLSGVPAEKIREAARLYATGGNGAIYYGLGVTEHSQGSTTVIAIANLAMLTGNIGRRGVGVNPLRGQNNVQGSCDMGSFPHELPGYRHISGDAVRDIYESLWGVKLDNEPGLRIPNMLDAAVEGTFKGIYIQGEDILQSDPDTKHVSAGLAAMECVVVHDLFLNETARYAHVFLPGSTFLEKDGTFTNAERRINRVRKVMAPKNGFADWEVTQKLAQAMGLDWNYQHPSEIMDEIAQTTPSFAKVSYDYLDKMGSVQWPCNEAAPEGTPIMHIDHFVRGKGKFIRTEYVATDEKTGPRFPLLLTTGRILSQYNVGAQTRRTENVVWHSEDRLEVHPHDAENRGIRDGDWVRLQSRAGETTLRALITDRVSPGVVYTTFHHPDTQANVITTDFSDWATNCPEYKVTAVQVAPSNGPSEWQEEYEDLSQRSRKIATLEAAE
- the fdhD gene encoding formate dehydrogenase accessory sulfurtransferase FdhD, which gives rise to MAAARKPITQTSRLARRAAGTAAANRMVPEETPVAFSFAGTTHAVMMASPADFEDFALGFSLTEGIISSVDEIEAIEVEDQGAGIDIQIKLKDKANTRFQARRRRLAGPVGCGLCGIESIEEAMRSVDQVGASPLTLSENDIVQSVKLLSKVQPMHAETGAVHAAGFYVPGKGIIKAREDVGRHNALDKLAGALAHKAIDGSSGAVVVTSRVSVEMVQKTAAIGARFIIAVSAPTALAIRTADEAGMTLVALVRGDDFDIFTHPDRVTSGAARHVA
- a CDS encoding NADH-quinone oxidoreductase subunit NuoF, which encodes MTVTIYIPRDSGALALGAEKVAKAVAQEIETRGLDAKIVRNGSRGLYWLEPMVEVATEAGRVAYGPISAKDVASLFDAGLASGGEHKLSLGDPEKIPFLAKQTRLTFARCGITDPLSLEDYRNHGGLKGLENAIAMTPADVVKQVTDSGLRGRGGAGFPTGIKWKTVLDTTADRKYIVCNADEGDSATFADRMIMEGDPFVLIEGMTIAGIATGATKGFVYIRSEYPHAVATMQKAVEVARKAGVLGVNVMGSPNAFDMEIRVGAGAYVCGEETSLLNSLEGKRGIVRAKPPLPAIQGLFGKPTVINNVISLASVPIVMDRGAQHYKDFGMGRSRGTIPIQIAGNAKHGGLFEAAFGLTLGEIVDEIGGGTVTGRPVKAVQVGGPLGAYFPRSLFDTPFDYEAFAAKDGLIGHAGITVFDDSADMLKQARFAMEFCAIESCGKCTPCRIGSTRGVETIDKIAHNIEPEKNLALVTDLCNTMKFGSLCALGGFTPYPVMSAINHFPEDFRPTPVAQAAE